One region of Rana temporaria chromosome 9, aRanTem1.1, whole genome shotgun sequence genomic DNA includes:
- the LOC120913456 gene encoding 3-galactosyl-N-acetylglucosaminide 4-alpha-L-fucosyltransferase FUT3-like, producing the protein MISASISRQHIILFLILILFFLFSFFWYRSDFVHYNSECPEIIHKQDHEVQEKTKVKPNPTPTPKDTIVLVWNWPWGQQFTLDMCTEFGFPGCKLSTDRSLYSIADAVVIHHADVGSKNALPQQPRPSFQRWVWLNLEPPLIISNLEMMDNLFNATMTFRQDSDIFIPYGKIETMKEPQNFSIPMKSKLVSWVVSKWYPGVRRITYYEELKKHISVDVYGAKHMPLSNEDFHSTISQYKFYLSFENSMYRDYITEKLWSNAFGSWAVPVVLGTSRKNYEQFVPGDAFIHVDDFPSPKELADYLLELDKDDVKYQKYFKWRSRYYVKIDGGWPYHYCKACAVIKQSPRYQVVHQIAKWFLKDL; encoded by the coding sequence ATGATTTCTGCATCAATCAGTCGGCAACACATAATCCTGTTTCTCATAttgatccttttttttctcttttcgttCTTCTGGTACCGGTCAGACTTTGTTCATTATAATTCAGAATGTCCAGAAATTATACATAAGCAAGACCATGAGGTCCAGGAGAAGACAAAAGTGAAACCAAATCCAACGCCAACACCAAAAGACACTATTGTTCTGGTTTGGAACTGGCCATGGGGGCAGCAGTTTACGTTAGACATGTGTACAGAATTTGGTTTTCCTGGATGTAAGCTTTCAACAGACAGAAGTCTATATAGTATTGCTGATGCCGTTGTTATACATCATGCAGATGTAGGGAGTAAAAATGCATTACCTCAACAGCCAAGACCTTCTTTCCAGCGTTGGGTGTGGCTTAACTTAGAACCTCCACTGATTATTAGTAACTTGGAGATGATGGACAACTTGTTCAATGCAACTATGACATTCCGTCAGGATTCAGATATCTTTATCCCATATGGCAAAATAGAAACGATGAAAGAGCCTCAAAACTTCTCCATTCCCATGAAGTCCAAGCTGGTATCttgggtggtcagcaagtggtatCCTGGTGTCCGTCGCATTACTTATTatgaagagctgaaaaaacatattTCAGTAGATGTTTATGGAGCAAAGCACATGCCACTGAGCAATGAAGATTTCCACTCAACAATATCTCAGTACAAATTTTATTTGTCTTTTGAGAATTCCATGTATAGAGACTATATCACTGAGAAGCTTTGGTCAAATGCCTTCGGTTCGTGGGCTGTTCCAGTTGTATTAGGAACATCCCGTAAGAACTATGAGCAGTTTGTCCCGGGGGATGCCTTCATTCATGTTGATGATTTTCCAAGTCCAAAGGAGCTGGCCGATTATCTTCTTGAGTTGGACAAAGATGATGTGAAGTACCAAAAGTATTTTAAATGGAGATCGCGATACTATGTAAAGATAGATGGGGGGTGGCCATATCACTACTGTAAAGCATGTGCAGTCATAAAGCAGAGTCCAAGATATCAGGTCGTTCATCAAATAGCTAAGTGGTTTCTGAAGGATTTAtag